In one window of Comamonas testosteroni DNA:
- a CDS encoding MarR family winged helix-turn-helix transcriptional regulator, giving the protein MINSSLPNAASDSASSPSLFPRLEVETFPGHGIRRLQQVAVAVFSQATEAWGVTPLQFAVLQKLVHLPGIDQRTLSMEVGFDKSTIGGVIDRLEARGLLQRQHTAKDRRVRLLSLTPEGQALLADAGPSVLQAQQQMLEPLSETERELFTQLMRKVIEHHEQLDPVAQTPEG; this is encoded by the coding sequence ATGATTAATTCTTCACTGCCAAACGCTGCCTCAGACAGCGCCAGCAGCCCCTCCTTGTTTCCACGACTGGAGGTGGAAACCTTTCCCGGCCACGGCATACGCCGCCTGCAACAGGTGGCCGTGGCCGTGTTCAGCCAGGCCACCGAAGCCTGGGGCGTTACGCCGCTGCAATTTGCCGTGCTGCAAAAACTGGTGCATCTGCCGGGCATAGACCAGCGCACGCTGAGCATGGAAGTGGGCTTTGACAAATCCACCATCGGCGGCGTGATTGACCGCCTGGAAGCACGTGGTCTGCTGCAGCGCCAGCACACCGCCAAGGATCGCCGCGTGCGTCTGCTGTCCCTGACACCCGAGGGCCAGGCCCTGCTGGCCGACGCCGGCCCGTCCGTGCTGCAAGCCCAGCAGCAGATGCTGGAGCCGCTGAGCGAGACCGAACGCGAGCTATTCACCCAGTTGATGCGCAAGGTCATCGAGCATCACGAGCAGCTCGATCCCGTGGCGCAGACGCCTGAGGGCTGA